The DNA segment tttctttaagtaCCATGCCTGACACTCATATCTGACACATTGGGATATGGGTACTGATATAGGATCTTCTAATTATatggaaaaactaaaaaaaaaaacttgaacgTACCCATGACGGACACACCAGTATCCGACACACATCAGAGTCCAAGTAACAGAGGTTAACTGGTTATCTATGGAagaaacaataaaatagtagttACTTAAACAGCAACAAACTATTGCAAGATTTTTTAGTCAACTCAAGATAGAGTATGCAGATGCAAAAGAAATACAACATTAgctttttatttcttcatttattGCTTCCTAGCTTTTGTTTTACGTCTTACTCTTGAGCAATAACATGAAGAATTATAATGCCTTGGTCATGTTGTCAGCATCGAGTAAGCAGCAATAAGTATGCAATGTAATGTATCCCTTCCTAGGCGATCCACGAGTAAGCAGTAACGTGAAGAAATATAATGTCTTGGTCATGCTGTCTACATTGAGTAAGCAAAAATAAGCATGCAAACCTTGATGTACCCCTGGCTAGGTGATGCATGAGTAAGCAATAACATGAAGAAATATAATGCATTTGTCGTGTTATCTACATCAAGTAAGAAGTAATGAGTATAGGAAACTGACGAACCCCTTCCTAGGCGATGCACAAGTAAGCAATGACATAAAGAAATATAATGCTTTGGTCATGTTGTGCACATCAAGTAGGCAATAATGGGTATGCGAACCTGATGTACCCCTTCCTAGGCGATGAACAGGAACAGGATGTGTTTCTTGACTGTTTAGTGTAGAGTTCTGCTTCTTTACACTCCAACAAAGCTGTGTCAAAACAGTTCGTTGCTGGAAAAGGCCTCCAGGCAAAACTTGAAGACCAGAAGGCTTGTTTAAAGCAACCTAAACATAAACATTTCAATTTACATCAAACATCAAACTCTAGTTCCAAATGTGACATTAGAATTTGGTAGTAATAATTTGTTAACAAGAAAATTTAATCAAACTCCAGAGTACTTAATGTAGAAAATGAAGAGATTGAGCAATATAGATTACAATTATGTCACTTTGactcttaatttttttcttaaaagtatGATGTGTATGTTGCAGAATGGACTGGGAAAATGAAAATGTCGACTCTCCAAAGATATGGAACAACAACCTGAACATGTGCCTGTCCGAGCATCATAGATTAAAGATGGTACAGtcataaacaaaaatatatgcaTACAAATTCATGAGTTCatcttattttttgtttattattttcttccTATATTACCCCGAACGCTTCATTTACTCTAAAATAGCATGTAGGACTAGGCATACTTGGATATGGATACAACATATGAAAAAGGTCCTCCAAATTTATgcaaaaacttaataaaaattaagtgtacCTGTCTTACACACATACTCGTATGACAATGACACCACAAGTCCTGAGCCCTGATAATCTTAATATTTCATAGCAATTTAAACATTTTGAAGTTTCGGGTAATGATTTTATTAAACGGAAATTAAAGTTCATATCTTCCCCTACTTGTTCCTGGATAATAAAAGTTGAACTaatcatgattaaatattaattaaaaaatactccaatattcaaattttattctatttttaccaaacataattaaaataattaatttaccatGTCATCATCCTCGTATAAAACTTCAAGCAAGTGAGGAACATCAGGTTCTTTCCACGGAAGCCTATGGTAAACTAAAACTGAATCACcactgaaaaaagaaaaagaaaaaatgaattaaaatattaacataaattggaaaataatgattagaacaaattttaaaaataaaaaaacctgaGAATCGTATTTGGATCTTTAACGACTCTTCCATCAACTGATATCtggaaaaaaaaagcaaaaaaaattgatttttttttttattttttatttttattaattacttaattcTTTTTATCAGAAACCTACCTGTCCATTTTGAATTCGCTGCAACCAACTGTTCAATAGTTAATAATTTGGAAAAgagaattaacaaataaaattttgatataatttaaaaagaattttaaaaaattacccttGTAAAGGAGCTGAATTTTTGTACTTCCTTGagtaaaaatctattaaagtAAGCTCTATAAAATCaaaacagagagagagagagagatgaaaaATATTCagttcaaaaattaaaacataatttaaaggaaaaaggaggagaacaaatgaatttagtgaCCGGAATCGGAATGTGGAACGACGTCGCTATAGAATAAGCCCTCGTTGAGTTCAGGCCAAGGTATCCCGAAGACCAGAGACTGAGTTCGCAAATGGTTCGACATATTTTGAAGCTTCAATGGCCGATTTTACCTCCGAAAGTGTGACCCGAATTGAATTTGGGTAAATTAGATAACACTCACAGATGATAGGATTGAATTTACATGGGCCGGGTAGTGGCccccaaataaattaatttaggttttaattaatgtgtgaaattttttaagttttttatttcatttttttaaaataattatttcatggtTACGTATAAAAAACTATAACAGTATAAATTTCTTTTactgaaaatatataaaaaataatatagttaAATGAGAGGTATTTATGGACCGGGTCTGGTTTAGGTTTGGCTTATACAAGATATTTAGATCACTTTTTTAAGTCTAGATTCGGTCTAAAAAATGGGTTTACTTTTTGTCCAAACTCGAGTctgatttaagaaaaataaacttgAGCTTAACTTGATCAgcccatatttgattttttaagttaatttttatttaattttaaaaaaaaaactataatgcactaaaaaaattaaaacaaaagttttTTAACGTATTAAAAAgtgtttatattaaaaaaacactaccataaatataataaatattttattatgttataaaaataaaaataaaaataataaatggtttattgtattaaatataaattttaaaattttatattttgggttaggTTATTTAGTTGGATACTTTTTTAGGTATTGAGCAACAGGTTTAATTGTTATTAGattagtaatttaatataaatataaatatatataattattatttaacatatataattaatataatattattttatagcaTAATATTCGGGTTAGGCTGAGCCGGGCTCAGGTCAAATAGCTTGCCCAATACTCGGTCCATATAGAAAACAAGCCTTAAGTATTATCCAAGTCCATTTTTTGAGTGGACCTTTGAGCTTAAACGAGTGACGTGACCCATAAGTAAATTTAGTCGAATTCTTATATTCTTAATATATTTAGATTTTagttcctttatttttatttttttaaatagttacttttccttattttcttttattgtttttcttACGACGAAATAACACTATTCTTTCTCCAACCGTCAGATGAAGGTTTTGCCTTGTTACCAGGTGCAAATTTAAGGGGCTGGCAGGGGCTcagcccccctaaaatggaaaattttccattttggcccttcaattttttaatttagtaaatataaaattgtattttgacttctttaaaaatgataaaattttgatttaatcctttaaaaaattttatttttactataataaaaattataatttaatttctgccccttaaaaaaaatttcaagctttgccCCTGCTTGTTACTTAAGAGTTGTTTCTAGTATCTTTAGGTTTTACCTTTCATTTATGGGTTTCAATACACTAAAGCTTTATTCTTCAAGTTTTATGGATATTATTACTCTCTGTTGGGATCTCATCGAATAAAGCTTGAGGGAGGTTACGAGTCTATGCATGAGAACCTATTCTAGTGGTCGAAGGCTAAGTGGCTACCTTGACATTCCTCCTCAGTTGAAATTTTGGCTTACTCCACAATGACTTTGGTGCATTTTCTACAAACTTTTGCCGCAAGGTCACCTCTATTTGTAGTTGTTAGAatattattatgggatattatattttaagaatatctaaatatattatatattatcataTGTTTTTTAAGTGTAtacttaataatatattatatatctttctTATTTCTACATGACTACTgcaatataaatacaaaaaatttataGGGATTATCCTATTATTGTCAGTAGGCATGCGTGCCAGTGGCTTGGTGCAACCTCCACTACCCTCTTTCTTCCTAGTGGTTCTCCTTCTTCCTCTACTTTTGGCGGGGGCGACAAAAAATTATAACTAGGGTTTGGGAATTGAAGCTTTTTCCGGTCTTTGAGCCATTATTATGTTAGTGTAGTATTTTTTTAGCTTAATGGCTTTATTTCTCAGTTGTATCTTTACTTATTCTTAATGCATAATAGCAATGAAgttaaatatctttttttttaacacaaacTAAATAccttttagttgttttattatatttgataaacaaataataattttctgAAGTTAAATacttttttgggtaaattactcCCAAGGTTATTcgattattagtaagtttatattttagacactcaattttaaaaaaaaattacaaaatgatcgttgaattattcaaaagtttttatttaaatcaatagattattaagtttttttttcttttagagcTTATCTAGCAAGCTTTAAGTGACCACTTTGTAGAACATAGATCCAAGTGaccattttggtcacttaattcgACGATTGATATGGTGAATTAATACCCCCAACGAGTAGATGAACATAGATCCAAGTTGATTTGACGATTAGTGTCGGAGATTAGAAAAGAAAGTTGTTTAGATATTGGTTCACAGATTCGTGACAttcaaaattgtttcatgaataaaaaattgaaatgtaaaatagaagagaaaggaaagTTTTGACTAGTGAATGTGGTACGAGCAAATAAGGCCATACATCAATGAATTTAATaactcaatgacttaaatgaaaatttttgaatagtaatataaacttactaataatttagtgaccaagTGTGGAATTTACCCTTAGTTTGGTGACCTAATGTGCAATTTACCCTTAATTAAATTCTCTAATGCATAAAAAACTAAGTAGTTTAGTGACCAAGTGTGGAATTTACCTTTAATTAAATTCTCTAATGCATAAAAAACTAAGATATGGGGCATTCCGAGAATTGAACTCGGGACCTCTCGCACCCTaagcgagaatcataccactagaccaaatgccCTTATTGCAATGTATTTCGaagattaatttaaattttctcatattacaAAAACCATCTAAAACCCTTACAAAATGAATCCTTGTTCGATTCACACATTTCAGTCTCCCTGCAAAATCCGATAGAAATATGGCGAGAACTGCTCTCTTCCACTTGCTTCGATCCCAATCCAAGCAACTCATTTCCAGAAACATCCATTCAggttctctttttctttatttaggaACCCCCCTTCTGTTTTGTTATTCATTCGTTTTAGATTAAGTTTAAACATCTGATTTAGACTAAAACCTCAATACTATGTTTGTTAATCCTATTTCTGATCTCATTCTTTGAAATTTAGGGCATTTCCTTTGATCTGGAAATTGGGTTTTATTAACAAAAACTCATACATGTAAGCGAAAAAAGATTTAGTTTTTATGTTGTTGGAATTTGCCAATTTTTATTCTgggcttttgaaaattttagaattaaagATACTCAAAGTCTTATTTGGTTTAGTTATAGGAAGTGGTTCAGTTTGTAAAGTGCTATATCTACTCGAATTGGTGTTGCAGTAAGACTGAAATCGTTTACAGCATCAAGTATTTGCGTTATTTTCTGTGTTAAagttattacatattttaataaattttgacatGTTAGTTATTTACATTATTTAGATTTTGACACATTTGTATATCCTTATTATCTAGTCTTGGTTTAGCTGGTGTTTTATAGCTCTATTATTATGTGAAACCAAATCACTGCTTGCAAGTTCAGTTGTTATAGCTTCATGGCTCAAGACCGAGCAGAAGGGTGATGGCTTCGAGTTATTGTATGATAGAGTTCTTGAAAAGACCAATAAACTTAGCAGATCTTTGAGTCAGGTCATTTCATGTCaagttttagttatttttctcGTGTTGTATATAAAATTACCAGGTTTAATCTTAGAGTAAGGTTTAGCTAGTGTTTTCTAGCTATAGTATGTGAAACCAAACTGTTTACTTGCAAGTATCAATAGCGTCATTGCTCAAGGTCAGGCAGTGAGGGTGTTATTGTATGATAAACTGCAAGAAATGTTGCACATCTTTGAATCCTACATGAAGATTCCCCTTTGATGACCAAGATAGCTTATACCATCTAgtgtttgtgttatttttctgtCATAATCTCGTGCatgttatatatttatagtaATTAGTGTTCTATAGAGTTTGTCTCATTTGTGTATCCATGTTTTTGCATTACTTGTTCATGTCATTTTTAGTTGTTTCTCTCGTGTCATATCTAAAGTTGCCAGGTGTAATCTTGTGTACGTTTAGCCGGTGGTTTCTAGCTTTGGCATGTAAAACCAAACCATTTGTCTGCTCTTGTATGGTCGTATGAAAAACAAGAAATGTCACACATCATTGAATCATTCATGAAAATCTTTCTCCAACTTGATGCTTGCAAATGTTTGCTTGTAATTGGCATCAATTTGCTACTACTTATGCTTTGCTTATAGTTCTCTTTCGTGAAATTAGATGTATGTGACTAGTGTTTTATCGTCACTATGGCATTTGATCTACCTGTCCAACCACATTCAGAATTTGTTTCTTAGAATCATTCCCCACTTCTTGACAGTTAAATCACCCCATTTTTTCTGGATATCAGAAAAGATCAGGGATTTGATGATTCTTGAATTCTTTAATATGCTTTGTCCTTTGTTCCACAAGCTGTAATGAAGCAAACTTCAAAACGTATAGGACTCTAACTACGTAATACAACTCAGGAAGGCTGCCATGGATTAAGTTGAAAATTGTAACCAAAAACTTAGTTTTTTATTGCAGGAAAGGTTTGCATGATTTCTGCGTCATTTGATTGTGAATAATATGTTATGGTCAACAATTCCATGAACCCATGTTAAGACACAATTTGAAATCTTGTTTCAGTCATGCTTCTTGTTAGCATTCTATGATTTGGATGTTATTTCTGCTATAGTTATAGTATATAAGCGACAATATCATGTTCTCTTGCTTATTCTTCTCTCTGTTGCTTTAGGTTATCGTTTTAGGTTTGCAACACTGTCTGGCACCCAATATGCGAAGCCGAACCTCAACTATGCAACGAGCATTTTCAGTGTCCAAAAAAGATGGGCTTCTCAAGCTAAGACAACTGAGGATGACGACAAAATCAGCATCGGTCCTCGTAAAAGCAAAGAAGACGACGAAGATGAGAAGGATGCCGGGGTTGTTTACTACGGTCCGATTTCTTCTACAATCAAGAAAGTAAAGATGCTTTCACTTTCGACCTGCTGCCTCTCGGTATCGTTAGGCCCTGTCATTACATTCATGACTTCTCCTGATATGAATGTGATTGTGAAAGGTGCGGTAGCATCCTCTGTGATATTCTTTAGTGCTACAACAACTGCCGCACTTCACTGGTTCGTGAGCCCTTACATCCACAAAATCCGGTGGCAGCCTGGTTCAGACAGCTTTGAGGTGGAGATGATGTCTTGGTTAGCAACATATATTCCACGAACCATTAAGTTTGCAGACATCCGTCCAGCCGAGACCAACAGGCCATTCGTGACATTTAAGGCCAATGGGAACTTCTACTTTGTAGATGCTGAGCATTGCCATAACAAGGCTTTGTTGGCAAGACTCACACCCCAGAAAGCAACTCATGAGTCAGCTCTTAAGAACTTATGAT comes from the Gossypium hirsutum isolate 1008001.06 chromosome A06, Gossypium_hirsutum_v2.1, whole genome shotgun sequence genome and includes:
- the LOC107891175 gene encoding uncharacterized protein, translated to MARTALFHLLRSQSKQLISRNIHSGYRFRFATLSGTQYAKPNLNYATSIFSVQKRWASQAKTTEDDDKISIGPRKSKEDDEDEKDAGVVYYGPISSTIKKVKMLSLSTCCLSVSLGPVITFMTSPDMNVIVKGAVASSVIFFSATTTAALHWFVSPYIHKIRWQPGSDSFEVEMMSWLATYIPRTIKFADIRPAETNRPFVTFKANGNFYFVDAEHCHNKALLARLTPQKATHESALKNL